The following proteins are encoded in a genomic region of Neovison vison isolate M4711 chromosome 12, ASM_NN_V1, whole genome shotgun sequence:
- the LOC122891103 gene encoding LOW QUALITY PROTEIN: keratin, type I cytoskeletal 15-like (The sequence of the model RefSeq protein was modified relative to this genomic sequence to represent the inferred CDS: inserted 1 base in 1 codon): MSTTFLQTSSSTFGGGSTRGGPLQVGGGGFGGGSLCGGGGSRTISTSSARFVSSGSGGGYGGGMSCGFGGGACSGLGGGLGGGFGGGFGGGFGDYGGGNGGLLSGNEKITMQNLNDRLASYLEKVRALEEANTELEVKIRDXYQKQSPSSPERDYSPYFKNIEKKKKKKKKKNIEELRDKILAVTIDNNRVILEIDNARLAADDFRLKYEKELALRQSVEADINGLRRVLDKLTLAKTDLEMQIEGLNEELAYLKKNHEEEMKEYGSQLAGQVNVEMDAAPGVDLTRVQAEMREQYEAMAEKNRRDAEAWFFSKTEELNKEVASNTEMIQTSKTEITDLRRTMQGLEIELQSQLSMKARLEGSLAETECRYATQLQQIQGLISSLEVQLSELRNEMECQNQEYKTLLDIKSRLEQEIATYHSLLEGQDARMAGIGSREASLGGSGGGKVRINVEETVDGKVVSSRKREV; encoded by the exons ATGAGCACCACATTTCTGCAGACCTCTTCCTCCACCTTTGGGGGTGGCTCTACCAGGGGGGGCCCCCTCCAGGTTGGGGGAGGCGGCTTCGGTGGGGGGAGTCTCTGTGGGGGCGGTGGAAGCCGCACTATTTCGACTTCTTCTGCTAGGTTCGTCTCCTCGGGGTCAGGAGGGGGCTATGGGGGCGGCATGAGCTGCGGCTTCGGTGGAGGGGCTTGTAGTGGTTTGGGGGGTGGCCTTGGAGGTGGCTTTGGTGGGGGTTTTGGTGGTGGCTTCGGTGACTACGGTGGTGGCAATGGCGGCCTCCTCTCTGGCAATGAGAAGATCACCATGCAGAACCTCAACGACCGCCTGGCCTCCTACCTGGAGAAGGTGCGGGCCCTGGAGGAGGCCAACACAGAGCTGGAGGTGAAGATCCGGG GGTACCAAAAGCAGAGCCCCAGCAGCCCGGAGCGGGACTACAGCCCCTACTTcaagaacattgaaaaaaaaaaaaaaaaaaaaaaaaaaaagaacattgaggAGCTCCGTGACAAGATCCTGGCGGTCACCATTGACAACAACCGGGTCATCCTGGAGATTGACAACGCCCGGCTGGCGGCGGACGACTTTAGGCTCAAGTACGAGAAAGAGCTGGCCCTGCGCCAGAGCGTGGAGGCTGACATCAACGGCCTGCGCCGGGTGCTGGACAAGCTGACCTTGGCCAAGACCGACTTGGAGATGCAGATTGAGGGCCTGAACGAGGAGCTGGCCTACCTGAAGAAGAACCATGAGGAGGAAATGAAGGAGTACGGCAGCCAGCTGGCCGGCCAGGTCAACGTGGAGATGGACGCGGCCCCAGGCGTGGACTTGACCCGTGTGCAGGCTGAGATGAGGGAGCAGTATGAGGCCATGGCGGAGAAGAACCGACGGGATGCCGAGGCCTGGTTCTTCAGCAAGACAGAGGAGCTGAACAAGGAGGTGGCCTCCAACACAGAGATGATCCAGACCAgcaagacagagatcacagaccTGAGGCGCACGATGCAGGGGCTGGAGATCGAGCTGCAGTCCCAGCTCAGCATGAAAGCCAGGCTGGAGGGCTCACTGGCCGAGACGGAGTGCCGCTACGCCACACAACTGCAGCAGATCCAGGGGCTCATCAGCAGCTTGGAGGTCCAGCTGAGCGAGCTCCGCAATGAGATGGAGTGCCAGAACCAGGAGTACAAGACGCTGCTGGACATCAAGTCGCGGCTGGAGCAGGAGATTGCCACCTACCACAGCCTGCTGGAGGGCCAGGATGCCAGGATGGCTGGCATTGGCTCCAGAGAAGCATCCCTGGGAGGCAGTGGCGGTGGCAAAGTTCGCATCAATGTCGAGGAGACAGTGGACGGGAAGGTGGTTTCTTCTCGCAAGAGAGAGGTCTGA